The proteins below come from a single Agromyces flavus genomic window:
- a CDS encoding glycosyltransferase family 2 protein yields MDPAPTISVVIPVKDDAVLLRRCLAALADQRDRPDEVLVVDNGSTDGSADVAHDAGARVVAELRPGIPAASARGYDEAIGEVIARLDADCVPPPDWIERIRDAFARDAALDAITGPARFIDGPRALRSVLSALYLGSYVATVAPALGHVPLFGSNLALRRDAWRAVRDEVHRHDQLMHDDMDLSVHLGPCRRFRYDLGLRMGISMRALTGGGALRVRRGVHSVVSHWPEEFPVRRWRRRAAWMATQTSGPRDARDRLRRGHPA; encoded by the coding sequence ATGGACCCGGCGCCGACCATCTCGGTCGTGATCCCCGTGAAGGACGACGCGGTGCTGCTCCGGCGCTGCCTGGCCGCGCTCGCCGACCAGCGCGATCGGCCCGACGAGGTCCTCGTGGTCGACAACGGGTCGACGGATGGCTCCGCCGACGTCGCACACGACGCGGGCGCCCGTGTCGTGGCCGAGCTCCGGCCCGGCATCCCGGCCGCGTCGGCACGAGGCTACGACGAGGCGATCGGCGAGGTGATCGCCCGACTGGACGCCGATTGCGTCCCTCCGCCAGACTGGATCGAGCGCATTCGCGACGCCTTCGCACGCGATGCCGCACTCGACGCGATCACCGGTCCGGCGCGTTTCATCGACGGACCGCGCGCGCTGCGCTCCGTGCTGTCCGCGCTGTACCTCGGCAGCTATGTCGCGACGGTCGCCCCGGCACTCGGCCACGTGCCGCTGTTCGGCTCCAACCTCGCGCTCCGCCGCGACGCCTGGCGGGCCGTGCGCGACGAGGTCCATCGCCACGATCAACTCATGCATGACGACATGGACCTCTCGGTCCACCTCGGCCCATGCCGTCGCTTCCGGTACGACCTCGGCCTCCGGATGGGGATCTCGATGCGGGCCCTCACCGGCGGCGGAGCGTTGCGAGTACGTCGCGGCGTGCACTCGGTCGTGTCCCACTGGCCGGAGGAGTTCCCGGTCCGGCGCTGGCGCAGGCGCGCGGCATGGATGGCGACCCAGACGTCCGGGCCGCGTGACGCCCGGGATCGGCTGCGCCGAGGTCATCCCGCGTGA
- a CDS encoding SulP family inorganic anion transporter, whose protein sequence is MTDTAVRRAARGIRSLLPSTADYRDLRRTWRGDLVAGITAGVVALPLALAFGVSSGAGAASGLVTAIIAGLVAAVFGGSNVQVSGPTGAMVVVLAPIIATHGLGALAVVGLLAGLMVLAAGVLRLGRAVTFIPWPVIEGFTLGIAVIIFLQQVPSAVGVPATEGANAVIGAVDAVMRASWPDAAWSLAVVAAVAAIMLIAPRLHRLVPGSLVGIIVVTVIAAVTGLPVATIGALPSGLPMPAVPVIAPEAFASLLLPAATVAALAAIESLLSARVAASISDTGPYDADRELVGQGLASIASAAFGGMPATGAIARTAVNVRTGGRTRLAAIAHAVLLAGMVALGATVVGAIPLAALSGVLMVTAARMIPAATVRTVLGSTRADAAVFIGTAIITVSVDLITAVLVGVAVAAFLALRSVARSSGVHREELPAPAEPGDERVALFRLEGALFFGAAERMLERVAALRDVDVVIIRMSQLQLLDATGAQVITELIHALERRGVTVLVKGIQGRHLELARRVGVIDSLRDRRHLFDELPAAVEHARSHVRRAAAAGGRSARPAVG, encoded by the coding sequence GTGACGGACACCGCCGTGCGGCGTGCCGCGCGCGGCATCCGCTCACTGCTGCCCTCGACCGCGGACTACCGCGACCTGCGACGCACGTGGCGGGGCGACCTCGTGGCGGGCATCACCGCCGGAGTCGTGGCCTTGCCGCTGGCGCTCGCGTTCGGCGTCAGCTCGGGCGCGGGCGCCGCCAGCGGGCTGGTCACCGCGATCATCGCCGGACTCGTGGCCGCCGTGTTCGGCGGGTCGAACGTGCAGGTGTCGGGGCCGACCGGCGCCATGGTCGTCGTGCTCGCGCCCATCATCGCCACCCACGGACTGGGTGCGCTCGCCGTCGTCGGGCTTCTCGCCGGCCTCATGGTGCTCGCGGCCGGCGTGCTGCGGCTCGGCCGGGCGGTCACGTTCATCCCGTGGCCGGTCATCGAGGGGTTCACGCTCGGCATCGCGGTCATCATCTTCCTGCAGCAGGTGCCGTCCGCCGTCGGCGTGCCCGCGACCGAGGGGGCGAATGCGGTCATCGGCGCGGTCGACGCCGTCATGCGCGCATCATGGCCGGATGCCGCGTGGTCGCTGGCCGTCGTCGCAGCGGTCGCGGCGATCATGCTCATCGCACCGCGGCTGCATCGTCTCGTGCCCGGCTCGCTGGTCGGGATCATCGTCGTGACCGTGATCGCGGCGGTCACCGGCCTGCCCGTCGCGACGATCGGCGCCCTCCCGAGCGGGCTGCCGATGCCGGCCGTCCCCGTGATCGCCCCCGAGGCGTTCGCCTCGTTGCTGCTTCCGGCGGCGACCGTCGCCGCGCTCGCCGCCATCGAGTCGCTGCTGTCGGCACGGGTGGCGGCCTCCATCTCCGACACGGGGCCGTACGACGCCGACCGGGAGCTCGTCGGCCAGGGACTGGCCTCGATCGCCTCCGCCGCGTTCGGCGGCATGCCCGCGACGGGCGCGATCGCGCGCACCGCGGTGAACGTGCGCACCGGAGGCCGGACCCGGCTCGCGGCGATCGCGCACGCGGTGCTGCTCGCGGGCATGGTCGCACTCGGGGCCACCGTCGTCGGCGCCATCCCGCTCGCCGCGCTGTCCGGCGTGCTCATGGTGACCGCGGCGCGCATGATCCCGGCTGCCACCGTGCGCACCGTCCTCGGATCCACGCGCGCGGATGCGGCGGTCTTCATCGGCACCGCGATCATCACCGTGAGCGTCGACCTGATCACGGCGGTGCTCGTGGGCGTCGCGGTCGCGGCCTTCCTCGCGCTCCGGTCGGTCGCCCGATCGAGCGGCGTGCACCGGGAGGAGCTTCCCGCACCCGCCGAGCCGGGCGACGAGCGGGTGGCACTGTTCCGGCTCGAGGGGGCCCTGTTCTTCGGTGCGGCCGAACGCATGCTCGAGCGGGTCGCGGCCCTGCGCGACGTCGACGTCGTGATCATCCGGATGTCGCAGCTCCAGCTGCTCGACGCCACCGGCGCACAGGTGATCACGGAGCTGATCCACGCGCTCGAGCGGCGTGGCGTCACGGTGCTCGTGAAGGGCATCCAGGGGCGTCACCTCGAGCTCGCGCGACGGGTCGGAGTCATCGATTCGCTGCGGGACCGCCGCCATCTCTTCGACGAACTCCCCGCCGCCGTCGAGCACGCGCGCAGTCACGTGCGGCGCGCCGCTGCCGCCGGCGGCCGGAGTGCGAGACCCGCGGTCGGCTGA
- a CDS encoding ArsR/SmtB family transcription factor: MDSSIHEGVAVFTDASRPLYEVKANLFKGLAHPVRVRVLEVLAASPADETPVAELLAATGLEASHLSQHLSVLRNYRLVTAERRGNQVAYRLAYPQVADLLRVARALLGEILQATERQLVAQTDLPELPAATGTAVGA, from the coding sequence ATGGATTCATCAATCCATGAAGGAGTCGCCGTGTTCACCGACGCCAGTCGTCCGCTCTACGAGGTCAAGGCCAACCTCTTCAAGGGCCTCGCGCACCCGGTGCGTGTCCGCGTGCTGGAGGTGCTCGCCGCATCGCCCGCCGACGAGACGCCGGTCGCCGAACTGCTCGCCGCGACCGGGCTCGAGGCGTCGCACCTGTCCCAGCACCTCTCGGTGCTGCGGAACTACCGGCTCGTCACGGCGGAGCGGCGTGGCAACCAGGTCGCCTACCGGCTCGCGTACCCGCAGGTCGCCGACCTGCTCCGCGTGGCGCGTGCCCTGCTCGGCGAGATCCTCCAGGCGACCGAGCGCCAGCTCGTCGCGCAGACGGACCTGCCCGAGCTGCCGGCCGCGACGGGGACGGCGGTCGGCGCGTGA
- a CDS encoding helix-turn-helix transcriptional regulator, producing MGQPAAPPPSPLVFDTRGAPPRDRFELTREIARGLTTPVDLIAHDPQRFRLRVATHRLGNVSLVRNQGVGASVSRTERMSRRADHARLIVGIAEARGTYERGVARPTEVMLYSSIRSHVSRLDGMRRTFVSVDYDDLRLPTRIVEAQLHAPIHARSGIAHVVATSLLAIAELRFGDSTVDATSLRRPVIELVRSLLTVTAGDEFRAREPLRATLAEHILRFMEDRLADPSLSVGVVARAHHISDRYVYAILQSMGIVFGDWVRTRRLEECASMLTDPSSHGLTVSEIAFRWGFRDHSAFSRAFHRSYGATPTEWRRRWS from the coding sequence ATGGGCCAGCCGGCCGCGCCCCCGCCCAGCCCGCTCGTGTTCGACACGCGCGGAGCGCCTCCGCGCGACCGGTTCGAACTGACCCGCGAGATCGCGCGTGGCCTCACGACACCGGTCGACCTCATCGCGCACGACCCGCAGCGCTTCCGGCTCCGCGTCGCGACCCACCGGCTCGGAAACGTCTCGCTCGTCCGCAACCAGGGCGTCGGCGCGAGCGTGTCGAGGACGGAGCGGATGTCCCGACGCGCCGACCACGCACGGCTGATCGTCGGCATCGCTGAGGCGCGCGGCACGTACGAGCGCGGCGTCGCACGTCCGACCGAGGTCATGCTGTACTCCTCGATCCGCAGCCACGTGTCGCGCCTCGACGGCATGCGACGCACGTTCGTCTCGGTCGACTACGACGACCTGCGCCTGCCGACCCGCATCGTCGAAGCGCAGCTTCACGCACCGATCCACGCGCGGAGCGGCATCGCGCACGTCGTCGCGACCTCGCTGCTCGCGATCGCCGAGCTCCGATTCGGCGACAGCACGGTCGACGCGACCTCGCTGAGGCGGCCGGTGATCGAGCTCGTGCGGAGCCTGCTGACGGTGACCGCCGGCGACGAGTTCCGCGCGCGCGAACCGCTGCGCGCGACGCTCGCCGAGCACATCCTGCGATTCATGGAGGACCGACTGGCCGATCCGTCGCTCAGCGTCGGCGTCGTCGCTCGCGCGCACCACATCTCCGACCGGTACGTGTACGCGATCCTCCAGTCGATGGGCATCGTGTTCGGCGACTGGGTGCGGACGCGACGCCTCGAGGAATGCGCGTCGATGCTCACCGACCCGTCCTCGCACGGGCTCACCGTGTCGGAGATCGCGTTCCGGTGGGGCTTCCGCGATCACTCCGCGTTCAGTCGCGCCTTCCACCGCTCGTACGGCGCTACGCCGACCGAGTGGCGCCGACGCTGGTCGTGA
- a CDS encoding alpha/beta fold hydrolase: MSTIVLVHGAFADASGWNDVITRLQQDGHTVYAPANPLRGLESDAAYLRSFLETLGGPVVLVGHSYGGAVITNAATGLDHIAALVYIAAFALDEGEAVGQATGLGGEAPDLLAVTVIRPFPGAAERDGDAYLNPEVFPQVFCQDVAPELAAAMAAAQRPAALASLVQPSGPPAWRSIPSWYLVASSDRVIPPAAERAMAARAGATTVEIESSHVAMISHPDEVASLIRDAVTASEEAQVA; encoded by the coding sequence ATGTCCACCATCGTCCTCGTCCACGGCGCGTTCGCCGACGCATCCGGATGGAACGACGTCATCACCCGTCTGCAGCAGGACGGCCACACCGTGTACGCGCCCGCGAATCCGCTGCGCGGCCTCGAGTCCGACGCCGCGTACCTTCGGTCCTTCCTCGAGACGCTCGGGGGACCCGTCGTGCTCGTCGGCCACTCGTACGGCGGCGCGGTCATCACCAACGCGGCCACCGGTCTCGACCACATCGCCGCCCTGGTCTACATCGCGGCCTTCGCCCTCGACGAGGGCGAGGCGGTCGGTCAGGCGACGGGCCTCGGCGGCGAGGCCCCGGACCTGCTGGCGGTCACCGTCATCCGCCCGTTCCCGGGCGCGGCCGAGCGCGACGGCGACGCCTACCTGAACCCCGAGGTCTTCCCGCAGGTGTTCTGCCAGGACGTCGCCCCCGAACTCGCGGCCGCGATGGCCGCCGCCCAGCGGCCCGCGGCGCTCGCCTCGCTCGTGCAGCCCTCCGGGCCGCCGGCCTGGCGGAGCATCCCGAGCTGGTATCTCGTGGCGTCGTCCGATCGGGTCATCCCGCCGGCCGCCGAGCGTGCGATGGCGGCGCGCGCGGGTGCGACCACGGTGGAGATCGAGAGCTCGCACGTGGCGATGATCAGCCATCCCGACGAGGTCGCGTCGCTCATCCGCGACGCGGTCACGGCATCGGAGGAGGCGCAGGTGGCCTGA
- a CDS encoding mismatch-specific DNA-glycosylase has product MGFTRAELESFRGRSVDDLMPAHPRLVFVGINPGLWTAATGTHFAHPGNRFYPALAAAGVIPRLPGFADGFTEEDRRMFLDAGIGISNLVHRATARADELDRAELRAGAVRLGDDVARWHPRVVAIVGLTAYRQGFDRPKARAGRQDETLGGAELWVVPNPSGLNAHATVADLAEAYAEPARAAGIGLRPPAPPPMP; this is encoded by the coding sequence ATGGGATTCACGCGCGCCGAACTCGAGTCGTTCCGCGGCCGGAGCGTGGACGACCTCATGCCGGCGCACCCCAGGCTCGTGTTCGTCGGGATCAACCCGGGCCTCTGGACCGCGGCGACCGGCACGCATTTCGCGCACCCCGGGAACCGGTTCTACCCGGCGCTCGCGGCGGCCGGCGTGATCCCGCGGCTGCCCGGCTTCGCCGACGGCTTCACGGAGGAGGACCGCCGCATGTTCCTCGACGCCGGAATCGGCATCTCCAATCTCGTGCACCGCGCGACGGCGCGCGCCGACGAGCTCGACCGGGCCGAGTTGCGCGCCGGTGCGGTGCGCCTCGGCGATGACGTGGCGCGGTGGCATCCGCGGGTCGTCGCGATCGTCGGACTCACGGCCTATCGGCAGGGATTCGACCGGCCGAAGGCGCGTGCCGGGCGCCAGGACGAGACGCTCGGCGGGGCGGAGCTCTGGGTCGTCCCGAATCCGAGCGGGCTGAACGCGCACGCGACCGTCGCCGACCTGGCGGAGGCGTACGCCGAGCCCGCCCGCGCCGCGGGCATCGGGCTCAGGCCACCTGCGCCTCCTCCGATGCCGTGA
- a CDS encoding NUDIX domain-containing protein: MEVVAAASAVIVDDAGRVLLVKRGRSPQRGRWSVPGGRVEPGESLEATAARETREETGLEVEVGRELWTVRVPAGEGREFEVHDFAARVTGGVLGHGDDADDARWVGVDELHAMPLTTHLVDHLRRAGIVPELPYVDEHAVDVAADRDAVWSALEDVVESIGSACGARLLGCEDTGRSGPRPLAACSSVPGFHVVTAERPIMLTLAGRHRYSDYELVFRVEGAGADRSRVHAETRAIFPGRQGAAYRGLLLGTGAHVFATRHVLARVARAARGAGRTGPE; the protein is encoded by the coding sequence ATGGAGGTCGTGGCGGCGGCGAGTGCGGTGATCGTCGACGATGCCGGCCGGGTGCTGCTCGTCAAGCGCGGGCGCTCGCCGCAGCGCGGCCGGTGGTCGGTTCCGGGCGGTCGGGTCGAACCCGGCGAATCGTTGGAGGCGACCGCTGCCAGGGAGACGCGGGAGGAGACCGGCCTCGAGGTGGAGGTCGGACGCGAGCTGTGGACGGTGCGCGTGCCGGCCGGTGAGGGGAGGGAGTTCGAGGTGCACGACTTCGCCGCGCGCGTCACGGGCGGCGTGCTCGGCCACGGCGACGATGCCGACGACGCACGCTGGGTCGGCGTCGACGAACTCCATGCGATGCCCCTCACGACCCATCTCGTCGACCACCTTCGCCGAGCGGGCATCGTGCCGGAGCTGCCGTACGTCGACGAGCACGCGGTCGACGTCGCGGCCGACCGCGACGCGGTGTGGTCGGCGCTCGAGGACGTGGTCGAGTCGATCGGCAGCGCGTGCGGCGCGAGGCTGCTCGGTTGCGAGGACACCGGACGGTCCGGCCCGCGGCCGCTCGCCGCGTGCTCGAGCGTGCCGGGATTCCACGTCGTGACGGCCGAGCGTCCGATCATGCTGACTCTGGCCGGCCGGCATCGGTACTCCGACTACGAACTCGTGTTCCGCGTCGAGGGCGCCGGTGCCGACCGCAGCCGGGTGCATGCGGAGACTCGTGCGATCTTCCCCGGTCGGCAGGGCGCCGCATATCGGGGCCTGCTCCTGGGCACCGGCGCGCACGTCTTCGCCACGCGGCACGTGCTCGCGCGCGTGGCGCGCGCCGCGCGCGGAGCCGGGCGGACGGGCCCGGAGTAG
- the lepB gene encoding signal peptidase I, whose protein sequence is MTSTGPTTRTADRAGRSVARIVAALAGVAVGALLVHRFGVFTTLVRSGSMRPTLEPGDLLVTSRLRRGTRVRRGDLVVFRSRLRGGALVKRVVGLPGERIEIAGGMVRADGAPVAEPVARPAGGYRGRFAVPADGYLVLGDDSEASDDSRSWADPYVRRRDLRGIVRARLPRRGERPTVVAWRSWRRRVR, encoded by the coding sequence GTGACGAGCACGGGACCCACCACGCGCACCGCTGACCGCGCGGGCCGCTCGGTCGCGCGGATCGTCGCCGCGCTCGCCGGCGTCGCCGTCGGCGCACTGCTCGTCCATCGGTTCGGCGTGTTCACGACGCTGGTCCGCTCCGGATCCATGCGACCCACGCTCGAGCCGGGCGATCTGCTCGTGACGTCGCGGCTGCGCCGCGGCACCCGCGTCCGACGGGGTGACCTCGTCGTGTTCCGTTCGCGCCTGCGCGGCGGCGCGCTCGTCAAGCGCGTCGTCGGCCTGCCCGGCGAGCGCATCGAGATCGCCGGCGGCATGGTGCGAGCGGATGGCGCGCCCGTGGCCGAGCCCGTCGCGCGCCCGGCCGGCGGCTATCGTGGCCGGTTCGCGGTGCCCGCCGACGGCTACCTCGTGCTCGGCGACGACTCCGAGGCATCCGACGACTCGCGCTCATGGGCGGACCCGTACGTGCGGCGCCGCGACCTGCGCGGGATCGTGCGCGCCCGGCTGCCCCGCCGCGGCGAGCGTCCTACGGTGGTGGCATGGAGGTCGTGGCGGCGGCGAGTGCGGTGA
- a CDS encoding DUF6448 family protein — MHLVTRLLAAVAASVALALAFVRPARAHCDTMDGPTVADGRRALDSGEANHALKWVDEAHEAEVREAFELARRVRVLGDDARELADRYFLDTLVRLHRAGEGEPFTGIRPSGEPIDAKVVAADRCIAEGDLAALEALVPGEQLPELRNRFDRVLATKDFDVDDLAAARAYIAAYVAFFHLAEGDEHGHAHGSASGDEHGTHHAHR; from the coding sequence ATGCACCTCGTCACCCGCCTGCTCGCCGCCGTCGCGGCATCCGTCGCCCTCGCCCTGGCGTTCGTGAGGCCCGCGCGTGCGCACTGCGACACCATGGACGGGCCCACGGTCGCCGACGGCCGGCGCGCGCTCGACTCGGGCGAGGCGAACCACGCACTGAAGTGGGTGGACGAGGCGCACGAGGCCGAGGTGCGCGAGGCGTTCGAGCTCGCGCGCCGGGTGCGCGTCCTGGGCGACGACGCTCGCGAGCTCGCCGACCGGTACTTCCTCGACACGCTCGTGCGACTGCACCGCGCGGGGGAGGGCGAGCCCTTCACCGGCATCCGGCCCTCGGGCGAGCCGATCGACGCGAAGGTCGTCGCGGCCGACCGATGCATCGCCGAGGGCGACCTCGCGGCACTCGAGGCCCTCGTACCGGGAGAGCAGCTGCCCGAGCTCAGGAACCGCTTCGACCGGGTCCTCGCGACGAAGGACTTCGACGTCGACGACCTCGCCGCGGCGCGCGCGTACATCGCCGCGTACGTGGCGTTCTTCCACCTCGCCGAAGGGGACGAGCACGGCCACGCGCACGGGTCCGCGTCGGGTGACGAGCACGGGACCCACCACGCGCACCGCTGA
- a CDS encoding carboxylesterase/lipase family protein has protein sequence MDTVVSTPVGRVRGAVVDGVHVFLGIPYAAPPFGRRRLRPPEPVDPWDGVRDATELGPEPPQVAPPSAGAPGEGASGDWSDVGEAFARVTRAAPSEDVLNLDLWTPDPGARGLPVMVWIQGGMFELSSTAAYDGSTFARDGVVCVVINWRPGAEGFLNLGDGIANVGLLDQVAALTWVRESIAAFGGDPDNVTVFGESAGAMAIGMLLGMPSAEGLFRRAILQSGAAHRVMPDADARRIGAHLAELLGVPPERRAIAEAGIDRLLEAQARLKDELMADPDPARWGAEVVATMMPWEPSVDGEVIPAPPVERIAAGAARDIDLIIGSNVDDWRLWSVVGGVFATITDEIMSGPVERFGYQSLAAYGLSPDAALSAYRARHPQASAGDVFALVQTDWWIRVPALRLADAHAGMEGRTYMYEFAWSSPGLGAVHALEIPFVFGRLGPDVPLFGPMLGADAPQELADTMHRAWIAFASTGDPGPEWPRYDLDRRATMRFDVSSQVVPDPRAWERELWNGVR, from the coding sequence ATGGACACGGTGGTCTCGACCCCGGTCGGACGTGTGCGCGGTGCCGTCGTCGACGGCGTCCACGTCTTCCTCGGCATCCCGTACGCGGCGCCCCCGTTCGGCAGGCGGCGCCTACGCCCGCCCGAGCCGGTCGATCCGTGGGACGGCGTGCGGGACGCGACCGAGCTCGGACCCGAGCCGCCGCAGGTCGCACCGCCGTCCGCCGGGGCGCCGGGCGAGGGCGCGTCGGGTGATTGGTCCGACGTCGGCGAGGCGTTCGCGCGCGTGACGCGCGCCGCGCCATCCGAGGACGTGCTCAACCTCGACCTGTGGACGCCCGACCCGGGTGCGCGCGGGCTGCCCGTGATGGTGTGGATCCAGGGCGGGATGTTCGAGCTCAGCTCGACCGCCGCGTACGACGGCAGCACCTTCGCGCGCGACGGCGTCGTGTGCGTCGTGATCAACTGGCGGCCGGGAGCCGAGGGATTCCTCAACCTCGGTGACGGCATCGCGAACGTCGGGCTGCTCGACCAGGTCGCTGCGCTGACCTGGGTGCGCGAGAGCATCGCCGCGTTCGGCGGCGATCCCGACAATGTCACGGTGTTCGGCGAGTCGGCCGGGGCCATGGCCATCGGCATGCTGCTCGGGATGCCGAGCGCCGAAGGCCTGTTCCGGCGCGCCATCCTGCAGAGCGGAGCGGCGCATCGCGTGATGCCCGACGCCGACGCCCGCCGCATCGGAGCGCACTTGGCCGAGCTCCTCGGCGTGCCGCCCGAGCGCCGGGCGATCGCCGAGGCCGGCATCGACCGCCTGCTCGAGGCGCAGGCGCGGTTGAAGGACGAGCTCATGGCCGATCCGGACCCGGCTCGTTGGGGCGCGGAGGTCGTCGCGACCATGATGCCGTGGGAGCCGTCGGTCGACGGCGAGGTGATCCCCGCGCCGCCGGTCGAGCGGATCGCGGCCGGCGCGGCGCGCGACATCGACCTGATCATCGGGAGCAACGTCGACGACTGGCGCCTGTGGAGCGTGGTCGGCGGCGTCTTCGCCACGATCACCGATGAGATCATGTCCGGTCCGGTCGAGCGCTTCGGCTATCAGTCGCTCGCCGCGTACGGGCTCTCGCCCGACGCGGCGCTCTCGGCGTACCGGGCCCGGCACCCGCAGGCCTCGGCGGGCGATGTCTTCGCGCTCGTGCAGACCGACTGGTGGATCCGGGTGCCCGCGCTCCGGCTCGCCGACGCGCACGCCGGTATGGAAGGGCGCACGTACATGTACGAGTTCGCCTGGTCCTCGCCGGGCCTCGGCGCGGTGCACGCCCTCGAGATCCCCTTCGTGTTCGGCAGGCTCGGCCCCGACGTGCCGTTGTTCGGGCCGATGCTCGGAGCGGACGCACCGCAGGAACTCGCCGACACCATGCATCGCGCGTGGATCGCCTTCGCGTCGACCGGCGATCCCGGCCCCGAATGGCCGCGATACGACCTCGACCGGCGTGCCACGATGCGCTTCGACGTGTCCTCGCAGGTCGTGCCCGACCCGCGCGCATGGGAGCGGGAGCTCTGGAACGGCGTCCGGTGA
- a CDS encoding 2-oxo acid dehydrogenase subunit E2: protein MSRGGETRAGEPGYVVRRIPRERRPVLDRLVGASRRHQVHALVELDVSEARRRMARAEPHVSWTGFVIATLARAVAAHPEVNARRAGDRIVTFDRVDVGSTVERHWQGRTVLDIVTVRDADRQSPADVSALLRATKHGPGESHEPRGGMRVVLRLPGPVRRTVIRIAGTRPRIAASFGPAVGVTSIGMFSSAWGWAIPVAPLTIIATVGGVVERPVVRDGEVVVRPMLPLTLTFDHAVVDGAPATRFTETLRELVETAAVLPDPEATP from the coding sequence ATGTCGCGGGGCGGTGAGACGCGGGCGGGCGAGCCGGGCTACGTCGTCCGTCGCATCCCTCGCGAGCGGCGTCCCGTGCTCGACCGCCTCGTGGGCGCGAGCCGCCGGCACCAGGTGCACGCGCTCGTCGAGCTCGACGTCTCCGAGGCGCGGCGTCGGATGGCGCGAGCCGAGCCGCACGTGTCGTGGACCGGGTTCGTCATCGCCACCCTGGCGCGCGCCGTGGCCGCCCATCCGGAGGTGAACGCACGTCGGGCCGGCGATCGTATCGTCACGTTCGACCGGGTCGACGTGGGGTCGACCGTCGAACGGCACTGGCAGGGTCGCACCGTGCTCGACATCGTCACGGTGCGCGACGCGGACCGGCAGTCCCCCGCCGACGTGTCCGCCCTGCTCCGCGCCACCAAGCACGGCCCCGGCGAGTCGCACGAGCCACGCGGCGGGATGCGCGTGGTGCTGCGCCTGCCGGGACCCGTGCGGCGCACGGTCATCCGCATCGCAGGCACCCGGCCGCGGATCGCCGCCTCATTCGGGCCGGCCGTCGGCGTGACGTCGATCGGCATGTTCTCGAGCGCATGGGGATGGGCCATCCCGGTCGCGCCGCTGACGATCATCGCGACCGTCGGCGGCGTGGTGGAGCGACCGGTCGTGCGCGACGGCGAGGTGGTGGTGCGCCCGATGCTGCCGCTCACGCTGACCTTCGACCATGCCGTCGTCGACGGCGCGCCCGCGACGCGCTTCACCGAGACGCTCCGCGAGCTCGTCGAGACCGCGGCCGTGCTGCCCGATCCCGAGGCGACCCCGTGA
- the lepB gene encoding signal peptidase I, with product MDIRPAAFMTVVRSDAMRPALEEGDVLLASRVRGVKRLRRGEILVFRVPDDPKPRVRRMIALAGDHVRFAEDGVVVLNGEPLFEPYARRSRAFRGSFTVPADRVFVLGDRRDDAHDPRRWRESFVPAGEILGVARTRLFPWPITATRVLAR from the coding sequence GTGGACATCCGTCCTGCGGCATTCATGACGGTGGTGCGCTCCGATGCGATGCGCCCCGCGCTCGAGGAAGGCGACGTCCTGCTGGCGAGCCGCGTGCGCGGCGTCAAACGGCTGCGGCGAGGCGAGATCCTCGTCTTCCGTGTTCCGGATGACCCGAAGCCGCGGGTCAGGCGCATGATCGCCCTTGCCGGCGACCATGTGCGGTTCGCCGAGGACGGCGTCGTGGTGCTCAACGGGGAGCCGCTGTTCGAGCCGTACGCCCGCCGCTCACGGGCGTTCCGCGGTTCGTTCACCGTGCCGGCCGATCGGGTCTTCGTGCTCGGCGACCGGCGCGATGATGCGCACGACCCCCGCCGGTGGCGAGAGTCGTTCGTCCCGGCCGGCGAGATCCTCGGCGTGGCCCGCACCCGCCTCTTCCCGTGGCCGATCACGGCGACTCGGGTGCTGGCGCGCTGA